One Streptomyces sp. L2 genomic window carries:
- the speB gene encoding agmatinase — protein MSSNETPRGPVDSSRVPRYAGPATFARLPRLDEVGTADVAVVGVPFDSGVSYRPGARFGGNAIREASRLLRPYNPAQDASPFALAQVADGGDIAVNPFNINEAVDTIEAAADDLLGTGARLMTLGGDHTIALPLLRSVAKKHGPVALLHFDAHLDTWDTYFGAEYTHGTPFRRAVEEGILDTSALSHVGTRGPLYGKQDLTDDEKMGFGIVTSADVYRRGADEVADQLRQRIGDRPLYISIDIDCLDPAHAPGTGTPEAGGMTSRELLEILRGLASCNLVSADVVEVAPAYDHAEITSVAASHTAYELTTIMSRQIAEAREK, from the coding sequence ATGAGCAGCAACGAGACGCCCCGCGGCCCCGTCGACTCCTCCCGCGTCCCGCGGTACGCCGGCCCGGCCACCTTCGCCCGGCTGCCCCGCCTCGACGAGGTCGGCACCGCTGACGTCGCCGTCGTGGGCGTGCCGTTCGACTCGGGCGTCTCGTACCGGCCCGGCGCCCGCTTCGGCGGCAACGCCATCCGCGAGGCCTCCCGTCTGCTGCGCCCCTACAACCCCGCGCAGGACGCCTCCCCCTTCGCCCTCGCGCAGGTCGCGGACGGCGGCGACATCGCCGTCAACCCGTTCAACATCAACGAGGCCGTGGACACCATCGAGGCCGCCGCCGACGACCTCCTCGGCACCGGCGCCCGCCTGATGACCCTCGGCGGCGACCACACCATCGCCCTGCCCCTGCTCCGCTCGGTCGCGAAGAAGCACGGCCCGGTCGCGCTGCTCCACTTCGACGCCCACCTCGACACCTGGGACACCTACTTCGGCGCCGAGTACACGCACGGCACCCCGTTCCGCCGGGCGGTGGAGGAGGGCATCCTCGACACCTCGGCCCTCTCCCACGTCGGCACCCGCGGCCCGCTGTACGGCAAGCAGGACCTCACCGACGACGAGAAGATGGGCTTCGGCATCGTCACCTCCGCCGACGTCTACCGCCGGGGCGCCGACGAGGTCGCCGACCAGCTGCGCCAGCGCATCGGCGACCGCCCGCTGTACATCTCCATCGACATCGACTGCCTCGACCCGGCCCACGCCCCCGGCACCGGCACCCCGGAGGCCGGCGGCATGACCTCCCGCGAGCTGCTGGAGATCCTGCGCGGGCTGGCCTCGTGCAACCTGGTGTCGGCGGACGTCGTCGAGGTCGCCCCCGCGTACGACCACGCGGAGATCACCTCGGTGGCGGCCTCCCACACCGCCTACGAACTGACCACGATCATGAGCCGACAGATTGCCGAGGCGCGCGAGAAGTGA
- a CDS encoding thiamine pyrophosphate-binding protein yields the protein MTHDHDLELRPTPAQTAAALNPPPGRIGGDLVVETLAGLGATTVFGLPGQHALGMFDALGRSPLRYIGLRVENNAGFAADAYGRVTGEAAPLLLSTGPGALTSLAALQEAAAASAPVLAISSQVPTAGLGGGRHGYLHELPDQAASFRGVVKSVHTARTQSQIPSAIAEAWKSALTAPHGPVWVEIPQDVLLAPTELPVVTAPDALPDDLVPRPELTALAAHLLSSSSRPAIIAGGGVVRADASGKLRALAERLSAPVVTTFGGKGAFPWNHPLSLQSWLEDRHTTDFLEDADVLLVVGSGLGELSSNYHTFKPRGRVIQIEADLGKLESNHPALGIHADARLALQALLETVDERDDPTAPDRAQEVLTRVHARIEAQDLTLEQAVLASVRRALPAASPSFWDMTILSYWAWSAFDPRGANTMHSAQGAGGLGYGFPAALGAAAADPTRPVLAVSGDGGALYSIAELATARQYDLPVTWLIIDDGGYGILREYMTDAFGRPTATELTRPDYAALAESFGVPGIRTTPDTLESDLAKALASPGPSVVVLPAVLRMFAATHLDRGVPG from the coding sequence GTGACGCACGACCACGACCTGGAACTCCGCCCGACGCCCGCCCAGACGGCCGCCGCCCTGAATCCACCCCCGGGGCGCATCGGCGGAGACCTGGTCGTGGAGACCCTGGCCGGGCTGGGCGCGACGACCGTCTTCGGCCTGCCCGGCCAGCACGCGCTCGGCATGTTCGACGCCCTCGGCCGCTCCCCCCTGCGCTACATCGGCCTGCGGGTGGAGAACAACGCGGGCTTCGCGGCGGACGCGTACGGCCGTGTCACCGGCGAGGCCGCGCCCCTGCTCCTCTCCACGGGCCCCGGCGCGCTCACCTCGCTCGCCGCGCTCCAGGAGGCGGCGGCCGCCTCCGCCCCCGTGCTGGCGATCAGCAGCCAGGTCCCGACGGCCGGCCTGGGCGGCGGCCGCCACGGCTACCTGCACGAACTCCCCGACCAGGCGGCCTCGTTCCGGGGCGTCGTCAAGTCGGTCCACACGGCCCGCACCCAGTCCCAGATCCCCTCCGCGATCGCCGAGGCCTGGAAGTCGGCGCTCACGGCACCGCACGGCCCGGTGTGGGTGGAGATCCCCCAGGACGTCCTGCTCGCACCGACGGAGCTTCCCGTCGTCACAGCCCCCGACGCCCTTCCGGACGACCTGGTCCCACGCCCCGAACTCACGGCCCTGGCAGCCCATTTGCTGTCTTCATCCTCCCGCCCGGCGATCATCGCGGGCGGCGGAGTGGTCCGCGCGGACGCCTCGGGCAAGCTGCGCGCACTGGCCGAGCGTCTGTCGGCCCCGGTGGTCACCACCTTCGGCGGCAAGGGCGCGTTCCCCTGGAACCACCCCCTGTCCCTCCAGTCCTGGCTGGAGGACCGCCACACCACGGACTTCCTGGAGGACGCCGACGTCCTGCTCGTGGTGGGCTCCGGCCTGGGCGAACTCTCCTCCAACTACCACACGTTCAAGCCCCGCGGCCGGGTCATCCAGATCGAGGCCGACCTCGGCAAACTGGAGTCCAACCACCCGGCCCTGGGCATCCACGCCGACGCCCGCCTGGCCCTCCAGGCCCTGCTGGAAACGGTCGACGAACGCGACGACCCGACCGCCCCCGACCGGGCCCAGGAGGTCCTGACCCGGGTCCACGCCCGCATCGAGGCCCAGGACCTCACCCTCGAACAGGCGGTCCTCGCCTCGGTCCGCCGTGCCCTGCCCGCCGCCTCCCCGTCCTTCTGGGACATGACGATCCTGTCCTACTGGGCCTGGTCGGCCTTCGACCCCCGGGGCGCCAACACCATGCACTCGGCCCAGGGCGCCGGCGGCCTCGGCTACGGCTTCCCCGCGGCCCTCGGCGCCGCCGCGGCCGACCCCACCCGCCCCGTCCTCGCCGTCTCCGGCGACGGCGGCGCCCTCTACTCCATCGCCGAACTCGCCACCGCCCGCCAGTACGACCTCCCCGTCACCTGGCTCATCATCGACGACGGCGGCTACGGCATCCTCCGCGAGTACATGACCGACGCCTTCGGCCGCCCCACGGCAACAGAGCTGACCCGCCCCGACTACGCGGCCCTCGCCGAGTCCTTCGGCGTCCCGGGCATCCGCACGACCCCGGACACCCTGGAATCCGACCTGGCGAAGGCCCTGGCATCCCCCGGTCCCTCGGTGGTCGTACTCCCGGCGGTGCTACGGATGTTCGCGGCTACGCATCTGGACCGGGGAGTTCCGGGCTGA
- a CDS encoding tetratricopeptide repeat protein produces MTTDARIEQAGLLYERAVFGGDSSAPAAAEAGLDAVEADLALARGRLIHARFLQERVENARELELFERAAELYGALGDVRGEGEALFWIGAFHQVVRDDMEAAVAAFRRSLDLANQAGDRLTASYALRHLGFTEHMAGRLEEARGHLEESTRLRRELQFLPGVAANLIGLAYLAARQDRRADAASLLKEATELAEATDSAGVLHWASEAREELDLA; encoded by the coding sequence ATGACTACGGACGCGCGCATCGAGCAGGCCGGTCTCCTCTACGAACGCGCCGTCTTCGGTGGTGACAGCAGTGCGCCGGCGGCCGCGGAGGCCGGTCTCGACGCGGTCGAGGCCGACCTCGCTCTGGCGCGTGGCCGCCTGATCCACGCCCGCTTCCTGCAGGAGCGGGTGGAGAACGCACGAGAGCTGGAGCTGTTCGAGCGCGCGGCGGAGCTGTACGGGGCGCTCGGTGACGTGCGGGGGGAAGGAGAGGCCCTCTTCTGGATCGGCGCCTTCCATCAAGTCGTCCGGGACGACATGGAAGCCGCGGTAGCCGCTTTCCGACGCTCACTCGACCTCGCCAACCAGGCCGGGGACCGGCTGACGGCGTCCTACGCACTGCGGCACCTGGGCTTCACCGAGCACATGGCCGGCCGGCTGGAGGAGGCCCGGGGACACCTTGAGGAGTCCACGCGGCTGCGCCGGGAGCTCCAGTTCCTGCCGGGCGTCGCGGCGAACCTCATCGGCCTGGCCTACCTCGCCGCCCGACAGGACCGCCGAGCCGACGCGGCATCCCTCCTGAAGGAGGCCACAGAACTGGCCGAGGCCACGGATTCCGCCGGGGTACTGCACTGGGCGAGCGAAGCCCGCGAGGAACTCGACCTGGCGTGA
- a CDS encoding type II toxin-antitoxin system RelE/ParE family toxin produces the protein MAGERYTIEIEPEVRLWLENLPAHHYVMAEQKVDRLAENATTLAEPYSRHLGGKLRELRFDLGDNAQRITYWLAPDRRVVLLTVFRKSKMREDAEVKRAHAVQAACEAGHVPASEHDIYSRPIKEELS, from the coding sequence ATGGCCGGTGAGCGGTACACCATCGAGATCGAGCCCGAGGTCCGCCTCTGGCTGGAGAACCTACCCGCCCACCACTACGTCATGGCCGAGCAGAAGGTCGACCGTCTCGCGGAGAACGCGACCACCCTCGCAGAGCCCTACTCCCGCCACCTCGGCGGCAAGCTCCGTGAATTGCGCTTCGACCTCGGCGACAACGCCCAGCGCATCACCTACTGGCTCGCGCCCGACCGGCGGGTCGTTCTGCTGACCGTCTTCCGCAAGTCGAAGATGCGGGAGGACGCGGAGGTCAAGCGCGCCCATGCCGTGCAGGCCGCCTGCGAGGCCGGCCACGTGCCGGCGAGCGAACACGACATCTACAGCCGCCCGATCAAGGAGGAGCTGTCATGA
- a CDS encoding helix-turn-helix transcriptional regulator translates to MNHAEWKTRRHRKLLNEAVEENTEYDRLYEEAELAHDLGQLIYDRRTALGLSQTELAERCGMKQPQISRIEGGGTVPTIPLLRRLARALDADLTIELTPHHQAA, encoded by the coding sequence ATGAATCACGCCGAGTGGAAGACTCGCCGCCACCGCAAGCTCCTCAATGAAGCGGTGGAGGAGAACACGGAGTACGACCGCCTGTACGAGGAAGCCGAACTCGCTCACGACCTCGGCCAGTTGATCTACGATCGACGCACCGCCCTGGGCCTGTCCCAGACCGAACTCGCCGAACGCTGCGGCATGAAGCAGCCCCAGATCTCCCGGATCGAAGGCGGCGGTACCGTACCCACCATCCCGCTCCTGCGGCGTTTGGCGCGCGCCCTCGACGCCGACCTGACCATCGAACTCACTCCGCACCACCAGGCCGCTTGA
- a CDS encoding DUF397 domain-containing protein — MTEHTIPKARALSGWRKSSYSGTESNSRLEVLHNHPAGVPVRDSRPPQGPALLFNTTDWSAFTTAVKPGTR; from the coding sequence ATGACTGAGCACACGATCCCGAAAGCGAGAGCCCTGAGTGGTTGGCGGAAGTCGTCCTACAGCGGCACCGAGTCGAACAGCCGCCTAGAAGTCCTCCACAACCACCCCGCCGGCGTCCCGGTCCGCGACTCCAGGCCCCCCCAGGGCCCGGCGCTGCTCTTCAACACCACCGACTGGTCGGCGTTCACCACGGCGGTCAAGCCCGGCACGCGCTGA